From a region of the Cutaneotrichosporon cavernicola HIS019 DNA, chromosome: 7a genome:
- a CDS encoding uncharacterized protein (Magnesium transporter NIPA) — MGVPVVLAIVVGLACSFIQSLGLTIQRKSHVQDEALPLEHRTRAVRRPLWIIGFAIYISSNIFGSVFQIGALPIVVLAPLGGVSLLWNSVLAHVLLGESFTSAMLLGTVFIATGAVLIAIFGVVQDGNHSLDELLHLWARGPFIAFFTVVCLAVLLVLAAAHMTAWRVRRRGIRLDDSPSNYASPHIEATIPFRPVNSSPRGSISSISGLGLGLDVGENANGVDKTVRFAELDRPEDHTLMFCGLAFAAASGTLSGLCLVLAKSAIELVIATIEFWSTGRGQNEFTRIQSWFMLAGLVAVAVLQIFYLNFSLTFASPALICPLAFCFYNLASIFDGLVFYNQLDRLSAHQIVLVSIGVAVLLVGVWAVSAVQPTGDGGVEVGTWAEEGDMEQTWLEEAVVDEPFDDAHEVLEPAHGAVTVSDADSAQTHDHDHPVSAPSVRSPPPKLTRIDAAGAASANIGTGPYTGAGSPVSPTLPRRRRPRYGTLIPDLAPNGGMPTGFAFGIGAASPGFALRSNSVSHRLPAIHQRSPSISQRPALPSPSHRRARAQSEAGDNRPPRARVRMSLPAGPNEDVAATLAAWDDEPPRRTIIGRVFGSGGVKLP, encoded by the exons ATGGGCGTCCCAGTCGTGCTGGCCATTGTGGTCGGCCTCGCCTGCTCGTTCATCCAGTCGCTCG GCCTCACGATTCAGCGCAAGTCACATGTACAGGACGAAGCTCTCCCTCTCGAACACCGGACACGGGCCGTGCGTAGGCCCCTGTGGATCATCGGCTTTGCCATCTACATCTCGAGCAACATCTTTGGTTCCG TCTTTCAGATTGGCGCCCTTCCTATCGTAGtactcgcgccgctcggcggcgtgtCGTTGCTGTGGAACAGCGTGCTCGCTcatgtcctcctcggcgagagCTTCACGTCGGCCATGCTCCTCGGCACGGTGTTCATCGCGACCGGTGCCGTGCTCATTGCCATCTTTGGTGTCGTGCAGGACGGGAACCACAGCCTCGACGAACTGCTGCACCTGTGGGCGCGGGGCCCGTTCATCGCCTTCTTCACAGTCGTGTGTCTTGCAGTCCTGCTCGtgctggccgccgcgcacaTGACTGCCTGGCGTGTGCGGCGTCGCGGGATCCGTCTCGACGACTCGCCGAGCAACTATGCCAGCCCGCATATCGAGGCTACAATCCCCTTCCGTCCCGTTAACTCCTCACCGCGCGGGTCCATCTCGAGCATcagcggcctcggcctcggcctcgatgtCGGGGAGAACGCGAACGGCGTAGACAAGACTGTGCGCTTTGCTGAGCTCGACCGCCCAGAGGACCACACACTCATGTTCTGTGGCCTCGCGTTCGCCGCAGCCAGCGGTACACTGTCGGGTCTCTGTCTCGTACTCGCCAAGTCGGCGATCGAGCTTGTCATCGCGACCATCGAGTTCTGGAGCACCGGACGGGGGCAGAACGAGTTCACTCGCATCCAGTCGTGGTTCATGTTGGCGGGACTGgttgccgtcgccgtcctccaGATCTTCTATCTCAACTTCAGCCTGACGTTCGCGTCGCCAGCGCTCATCTGTCCCCTCGCATTCTGCTTCTACAACCTCGCCTCGATCTTTG ACGGATTGGTATTCTACAACCAGTTGGACCGCCTGAGTGCACACCAGATCGTACTCGTCTCTATTGGCGTCGCGGTCCTCCTAGTCGGCGTGTGGGCCGTGTCCGCAGTCCAGCCCACAGGAGACGGcggtgtcgaggtcggcacctgggccgaggagggagacATGGAGCAGACGTGGCTCGAGGAAgcggtcgtcgacgagcccTTTGACGACGCGCACGAAGTCCTCGAGCCGGCACATGGCGCCGTCACTGTCTCGGATGCAGACAGCGCACAGACTcacgaccacgaccaccCAGTCAGCGCGCCAAGCGTGCGCTCTCCCCCGCCCAAGTTGACTCGGATAGATGCGGCGGGGGCTGCTTCAGCCAACATCGGCACAGGCCCGTACACGGGCGCCGGCAGTCCCGTGTCTCCAACGCTgccacgccgccgtcggccGCGATACGGCACGCTCAtccccgacctcgcgccAAACGGCGGAATGCCGACAGGCTTTGCGTTCGGCATTGGCGCCGCGTCACCCGGCTTTGCGCTTCGGTCGAACAGTGTTTCCCACCGGCTGCCAGCCATCCACCAGCGCTCCCCTTCTATCTCCCAGCGCCCGGCTCTTCCTTCCCCTTCGCATCGGAGAGCACGAGCACAGTCTGAGGCTGGCGACAATAGACCCCCGCGCGCTAGAGTGCGCATGTCCCTCCCTGCTGGACCTAACGAAGATGTGGCTGCCACGCTGGCTGCgtgggacgacgagccacCCCGCAGGACCATTATTGGCCGCGTCTTTGGAAGCGGCGGTGTCAAGTTGCCTTAG
- the YHC1 gene encoding uncharacterized protein (Component of the spliceosomal U1 snRNP, which is essential for recognition of the pre-mRNA 5' splice-site and the subsequent assembly of the spliceosome. U1-C is directly involved in initial 5' splice-site recognition for both constitutive and regulated alternative splicing. The interaction with the 5' splice-site seems to precede base-pairing between the pre-mRNA and the U1 snRNA. Stimulates commitment or early (E) complex formation by stabilizing the base pairing of the 5' end of the U1 snRNA and the 5' splice-site region) → MLLDRADSSYLTHDSMNARKAHNIGRNHISNVRDYFANLGRDGTQNHIDQIVTSHEGGGRAQMFAAPSMRLGAGFMNPMATAPQGGSAYPPFQGGAPPPFPPRPPFPPGQNQGGFGSGAPPPFPPSGGAVPPFPPPGQGRGGPPRPPPNFTPQQGPPPPGNPGVHPDRMRMMNH, encoded by the exons ATGCTTCTAGAtcgagctgacagcagttACTT GACGCACGACTCAATGAACGCCCGCAAGGCGCACAACATAGGTCGCAACCACATTTCCAACGTGCGCGACTACTTCGCCAACCTCGGGCGTGACGGGACGCAGAACCACATCGACCAGATTGTCACCAGCCATGAGGGCGGTGGTCGCGCGCAGATGTTTGCGGCGCCTAGCATGCGTCTCGGTGCTGGGTTTATGAACCCCATGGCAACAGCGCCACAGGGAG GCTCCGCATACCCACCGTTCCAGGGCGGCGCGccccctcccttcccacCGCGCCCGCCATTCCCTCCCGGCCAGAACCAGGGCGGCTTTGGCAGCggcgcacctcctccattCCCTCCTTCCGGCGGCGCCGTgccccccttccctcctcctgggCAAGGCCGCGGAgggccgcctcgtcctccgcctAACTTTACGCCACAGCAGGGTCCTCCCCCGCCTGGCAACCCCGGCGTTCATCCTGACCGTATGCGGATGATGAACCACTAG